The genomic DNA CCAACAACCGCAGCCACCACCAGGGCAAAAACCAGAGTCGAGCGAAAGGACTTCATGCCCCCCTCCTTCTAAACCATACGACGCCACTGGAAATCAAAAGAGCAAGAGGAAGTAGCAGACCTGCAATCACCACAATCACCCTTGTGGTGGCCGACATGGTGAGCTGGGTACCCTCCGCCTTCTTGGGACGAATGCTGATAAGGTCAGCCTCCTTCGCCAAGTAAGACATGGCATTCAGAACCAAATCGCGGTTGATCCCCTGTACAATCCAGGCATTGGTGACAAAGTCACTGTCACCAAAAACCACGGCCGCAAAATTCTCACTGGACTCCTCTGCTTTACTCGTGCCATCAGGGTTTTCGATGGTTCGGCCAGGAAGCCTGCCCTCGGTGGACACTGCCAAACTAAAAGGCTGACGGGATGATTCGGGTTTGTTCGCTTTGCTGATATCTGAAACAGAATAGCTCGCCTCATTGGTCTTTACGAGTTCGAAAATCTTAAGACTTCCGGGCGCATCCGGAGCCTTCTTTACCTGACTGGCCAATGGGAAGGCTGTGAAGTTTTGGCCTGAGCGAAAGGCCCGAGTGATATCGCTGGTGCGGTCAAAGTTCACGCCCAGGGCTTCTCCCGCGTCCCGCTGAGCTAAAAAGTTAAACTCATTGACCAGAAAATTGTTGGCAAACTCCACGCCAAAGGTTTTCACCAGTTGGGCCACATTGGTCCGCTCACCAGGGTCGGCGGCCACAAAGAAGCGACCACCCTTACGGGCAAATTCACGCAGGATCTCCAACTCGCGGTCCTGAAACTGAGAAGTGGGACCAACGATGGCAAGGATGGCTGCGTCAGCCGGAAGATCCGGCTTTTCTAGAAGGGAAATAGTGTCGACAACAAAAGACGAGTCTTCCAAGCCCTGCTTGAGCATTGACAGACCCTGGTCGTTACCTTCATCACCATCGACGGCTTTTTCTCCATGACCGGTCAAAAAGTAGATCTTTTTCTTTTCCGTGCGCGTGGCCTTAATCAGGGCTGTGGTGAGCTGCTCTTCTCGCAATGGCTGCTGAGCACGAATTTTCTGACCCTGGTATTCCACAAA from Pseudobdellovibrionaceae bacterium includes the following:
- a CDS encoding GldG family protein, giving the protein MSRWAKISWLLCGLSVLILVAVRFILGGWANFLFIPLGVFLASLILAIVLDFKFYLEFFALRTTKHGMNMGVLILLVIALLTGINMLSVRFDNSYDLTSEKLNSLAEQTEKVLEELKDEVKILVFYRGQKDQDAKLQIKDQLSMFEEASSKVKVRFVDSYREHAVAQKYLKDVKGEPGLVLFVEYQGQKIRAQQPLREEQLTTALIKATRTEKKKIYFLTGHGEKAVDGDEGNDQGLSMLKQGLEDSSFVVDTISLLEKPDLPADAAILAIVGPTSQFQDRELEILREFARKGGRFFVAADPGERTNVAQLVKTFGVEFANNFLVNEFNFLAQRDAGEALGVNFDRTSDITRAFRSGQNFTAFPLASQVKKAPDAPGSLKIFELVKTNEASYSVSDISKANKPESSRQPFSLAVSTEGRLPGRTIENPDGTSKAEESSENFAAVVFGDSDFVTNAWIVQGINRDLVLNAMSYLAKEADLISIRPKKAEGTQLTMSATTRVIVVIAGLLLPLALLISSGVVWFRRRGA